In the genome of Devosia rhizoryzae, the window CCATTTTTCTGGGCGGCGACGGCCTTGTCTTGGCTGCGCACGGCAAAGGCGTCCTGCGCATCGCGGCTGACGCCGAATTCCTGGGCAACGTTCTCGCCGGTCTCGGGCATGGAATCGACGCCATATTGCGCCTTCATGGCCGGGTTGACGAAGCGCCAGCCTATGGTCGTGTCATAAATCTCGGCATTGCGCGAAAAAGCCGTGTCGGCCTTGGGCAGTACGAAGGGGGCGCGGCTCATGCTTTCGGTGCCGCCGGCTATGACCAGTTCCGCCTCGCCCGACTTGATGGCGCGTGCGGCAGCGATGACCGCATCCATGCCTGAGCCGCAGAGGCGGTTGATCGTCGTGCCGGTGACGCCGACCGGCAGGCCGGCCAGCAACAGGCTCATGCGCGCCACGTTGCGGTTGTCCTCGCCAGCCTGGTTGGCATTGCCGAAGATGACGTCATCGACGGCGTCCCAATCGACGCCGGCCTGTTCTGCCATCAGCGCCTTGAGCGGAATGGCGCCCAGATCGTCGGGTCGCACCGATGACAGCGATCCGCCGAAGCGACCGATGGGGGTGCGCCTATAGGCGCAGATGAAGGCCTCGGTCATCTCAAAGCTCCGGGGCGACGAGGTCGCCGATGGTCTCGGGCAGTACCATTTCGGCGCCGGTCACCGCCTGCAACTCATCCACACTCATCGAAGGCAGCTTTTCGCGTAGCACGAAGCGGCCGCCTTCGATGTCGAGTACGGCAAGGCTGGTATAAACGCGCGTCACGCAGCCGACGCCGGTCAGCGGCAATGCGCCTTTCTTCACCAGCTTGGGCTTGCCGCCCTTGGTCACGTGGTCGGTGATGACGGCGACGCGCTTGGCGCCATGGACCAGGTCCATGGCTCCGCCCACCGCCGGCACGCCCTTGGGGCCGGTCGACCAATTGGCGAGGTCGCCGTTTTCCGCCACTTCATAGGTCCCGAGGATCGCCACATCGAGATGGCCGCCGCGCACCATGCCGAAACTGTCGGCGTGGTGGAAGAAGGCCGCGCCGGGCTTCAAGGTGATCGCCTTCTTGCCGGCATTGATGAGGTCCCAGTCCTCCTCGCCTTCGGCCGGCGCCTCGCCAAAGTTTAGCACGCCATTCTCAGTGTGGGAAATGGCCTGTTTTCCGGGCGGCTGAAACTTGGCGACCATCTCTGGAAAGCCGATGCCAAGATTGACATAGGCGCCATCCTCGATGTCCTGCGCGGCGCGCCAGGCAATCTGGGCGTTGGAAAGCTTGCTGATCATGCGTATGCCACTCCGTCGCGCATCAGGGCTTCCTCCTGTTTCGGATCGGAAACCTCGACCACGCGATTGACGAAAATACCTGCTGTGACGACCTGCTCGGGGTCGATCTCGCCGGGCTGAACGATGCGCGTCGCCTGAACGATGGTGACCTTGGCGGCGGCGGCCATTAGGGGCGAGAAATTGCGCGCCGCCTTGCGATAGGTGAGATTGCCCAGGGTGTCGGCCAGTTCGGCCTTGATCAGCGCCGCATCGGCTTTCAGCCAGCGCTCCTGCACATAATGCTTGCCGTCGAACTCAGCCACCGGCTTACCCTTGGCAACATCGGTGCCATAGCTGGCAGGCGTGTAAAAGGCCGGAATGCCGGCGCCAGCGGCCCGGATACGCTCAGCCAAAGTGCCCTGCGGAACCAGTTCGAGCGCGATTTCGCCGGCCAGGTATTTTTCGGTGAAGGCGCGCGGATCGGCCGAGCGCGGGAACGAGCAGATCATTTTGGCGACCATGCCCGCGTCGATCATCGCGGCAATGCCGATGCGGCCATTGCCGGCATTGTTGTTGACCACGGTGAGGTTCTTCGGGCTGCCGGTCGCCTTGAACCGGTCGATCAGCGCATGGATCAGCTCGATCGGCGCGCCAGAGCCGCCAAAGCCGCCCACCATCAGCACCATGCCATTCTCGATGCGTGCCAATGCCGTGGCCAGGTCCGGAACCGTCTTGTCCATGGTATTCCTTCGATTTTTGCCCGTCCGGCCAAGCGACCTGTTGCGACGGGGAAGCCCCTACGCCAGATTTCTCTGATCAAACGCAATGCCTGTTCATCAGAGAGATACCGCCCCATCGAAGGGGCGTTATCGACCAACTGGCAGAGCGAAACGGGTCAGGTGGGCAGGACGAGGCCGGCCTCGACCAACGGCCGTATGGCCTCGATCTCGTAGTGCACGGTCTCGGCCATGGCTTCGGGCGAATTCAGCACTGCGACAACGCCAAGCGACGTCAGCAAGGCCTGCGATTCAGGCAGCAGTGCCCAGGCGCGCAGGGTGTCGTTGATTTTGGCGACGATGTCGGCAGGCATGCCCTTGGGGCCGACAATGCCGAACCACAGGGTCTGATTGTAGCCGGGAAGCCCCTGCTCGGCGACCGTCGGCACGTCAGGCAACTCCGGGATGCGGGATGCCGACGTCACCGCCAGGGCGACGATGTTGCCATCCTTGATGTGCTGGATGTAATTGGCAGGCGCGTCGGCCGAGAAGTCGATATGGCCGCCCAAAATGTCGGCTGCCAGCGGCGGCGAGCCCTTGTACGGGACGTGATTGAACTCGATCCCCATCTGCTGTCCGATGAGGGCTGCACAGATATGTCCCTTGGTGCCGGCTCCCGGATTGCCGATATTGACCATACCCGGGTTGGCCTTGGCATAGTCGAACAGTTCAGTCAGCGTCTTGGCCGGCGCGTTCTTGCTGGCGGTGATCAGCGCGCCGCTTTCGGCAAACACGGTGATCGGCTCGAAATCGGCTTGCGGATCGTAGGCCAGGTTGGACTGCACCACCTTGTTGGCCGCCAGCGGCGCGCTGCCGCTGACCAGGATCGTGTAGCCATCCGGCGCCGAACGGGCGAGTTGACCACCGGCCAAGGCCCCAGCGGCGCCCGCCACGTTTTCGAGCACGAACTGCTGCCCGAATTCCTTGGTGAGAATGTCAGCGACAAGTCGCGCCAGGATGTCGCTGGTGCCGCCCGGCGGGTAGGCCGAGATGACGGTTACGGGCTTGGTGGGCCAGGCATCCTGACCAAACGACATTCCAGTGGACGCCAGCAATCCTGCTGTGCTCCCAAGAACGATGAATTCGCGTCTTTTCATGTTTTCCTCCTGCCACCCGTTCCCTGCCGGGTCTTGGCTGTAGTGACATCTAGCGCACTGGTGCCTACCTCGATATTCAACACCGATGGCATTTCACCTCACGAAACGCCACCCTCGCCGCCGAGCCAGCGCTCCTCCCTGGCATGGAACTGGGCGAGTTCGTCAGGACGATCGTCACCGAGCAGATCCTGGTTGACCATCACGCCGCGGCTGCGCTGGATATAGGTCAGGAACTTATAGGACGGGCGCATCGTATCGAGCAGCGCAGGGTCGACCGGCAGCGCGTCGGATGCGAGTGTCGGCATCATGATGTCGCGTTCGAAGAACACGTGGAAGCTCGCGAGTTTCCAGTCGCCGGCCACCCGCACGGCGCGTGAGAAGAACCGGCAGTATACCTGGAAGTCGATCTCAATGCCTTCGAGCCTGGCCCGGTTGAAAATCATGGCCGGGCTCTCGACTGTTGCCCGATCCCCGCGGATCTGTGCAAAGGCGGGAAAAACCCAGTGCTTGGAATTGCCGGTATTGCTCATCCATTTCCGGGTGGCCGCCACATAGGCATCGCCGCCGGTGCCGTCGTACCAGCTGGTGCGGACGTAGGCTTCAGGGTGAAAGCACGCTGCCATGACGTCGAACCGCCGCTGGTCGCGCGCGAAGCGTTCGCGGCGCACCAGGTCGAAGAGTTCGGTGCGATCGAATTGGTCCTGCAGCCGTGCGTCGCTACTGGTTTGCATAGCTCGTCCTCATCTTGGCAAAAAGGGTCAGTCGACTTCCTGGAGGCCTTCCTGGCGCAGCTTGCGAAAGCCCGGGAGCAGGATGGAAACCAGCAGCACAGCGGCAATCAGCAGCGTGCCCATGCTGACCGGGCTACTGAAGAACACGCCGGCATTTCCGTGGGAGATCAGCATCGAGCGGCGCAGGTATTCCTCGGCCATCGGCCCCAGGATCAGGGCCAGGATGAGCGGGGCGGGCTCGGCGCCGGCTTTGCGGAACACGTATCCCAGCACGCCGAACAGCGCCATGAGATAGACGTCGAAGGCGCTGTTGCGAATGCTGTACACACCGATGGCAGTGAAGACGCAGATCAGCGGGAAGAGATATTTGTAGGGCACGGAAATCAGCTTGGCCCACATGCCCACCAGGGGCAGGTTGAGGATAAGCAACATCAGATTGCCCATCCACATCGAAACCACCAGGCCCCAGAACAGGGCCGGCTGTTCGCTCAGAATATTAGGCCCGGGCTGGACGCCCTGGACAACGAGTGCACCGATCATCAGGGCCATTGTGGCAGTGCCCGGCAGACCAAGTGTCAGCATGGGAATGAAGGCCGTCTGTGCGGCGGCGTTATTGGCGGCCTCCGGCGCCGCAACACCCTCGATAGCGCCCTTGCCGAACATTTCGGGATGCTTCGATATCTTCTTTTCGAGCGCATAGGCGGAGAAGGAGGAGAGCAGCAGGCCCGCACCGGGGAGCACGCCGAGCAGGACGCCGATGCCGGTGCCGCGCGCGATCGGCGCCGACATGCGTTTCCAGTCCTCGCGAGTGGGAAACAGCGAGCTGACCTTGGCGACAGTAGCAGAGCGGGAGCGCTCGTTTTCGAGGTTGGCAAGGACGTCGCCCAAGCCAAAGATGCCGGTGGCGATGACCACGAAGTTGAGACCGTCGAGAAGATCCGGAGAGCCGAATGTGTAGCGCGCGGCACCAGAATTGACGTCGGTGCCGATCATGCCAAGGAGCATGCCGAGCAGGACCATGCCGAAGCCGGTGAGCAGCGAGCCGGACGTCAGTACCATGGAGGTAACAAGGCCAAGCACGATCAGCGAAAAATATTCGGTGGGACCGAAGCTCAGGGCCATGCTGGAGAGAACCGGCGCGGCAATGACGATAAACAGCGTGCCGATGGTCCCGGCAAAGAAACTGCCGATCGCGGCGGCGGCCAAAGCCCTCCCGGCCTTGCCCTGCTTGGCCATTTCGTGGCCGTCGAGCGTGGTCACGACCGAAGAAGCTTCGCCGGGAAGGTTCATCAGGATGGCAGTGGTCGAGCCGCCATATTGGGAGCCGTAGAAAATACCCGCCAGCATGATCAATGCCGTGTCGACCGGCAGCCCGAACGTGAACGGCAGAAGCATCGAGATGGTGGCAATTGGACCGAGGCCCGGCAACACGCCCACCGCGGTGCCCAGCAGCACGCCCGCAAAGCAGTAGGCGAAGTTGGTGAGGGTACTCGCGGTCTGAAAGCCGAGCAGGAGCCCGCTGAAAATGTCCATGTCGACCTCGATGCCTTAGCGGACGGCCAGGACCTGCAGCCAAGACCCAACGAGGGGAATGGGCAGGCCGAGCAGTGTTACGAACAAGAGCCCGCATGCGGCCGAGAAGGCCACGGCGCCGGCAACGGCTTTCCAGTTGAGCGCAAAGGTGATGCTGGCCGTGCCCGCCCCGATGCACAGCAGCAGCACGGAGACAGGCAGTCCCAGCTTGTCGAGCAGGAAGCCAAAGACGATGATTGCGACGGTAACGATCGCGATGGGCCACCAGCGAGACATGGCGATCACTTCGGATTTGCCGAGCCGCCCCCGCATCAGGATGGCAATGCCGGTCAGCAGCAGCAGCGCCGAGATGACGACCGGGAAAAATCCCGGTCCCATGCGGTTGGGCGTGCCCAGGGGAAATTGCAGCGCCATCACAAGAGCAACCAGGCCGATGATGGAAAAGAGCGCGCCCTGCACCAAATCCTGCGTAATCTTCACCTGCATTCTCCTCCTCTGAAGCGCCTCAACCCGGATAGCCGAGCACGGCCTTGACCTCGAGATATTCGCGAAAGCCGTAGATGCCGAACTCTCGCCCATTGCCCGACTGTTTGTAGCCGCCAAAGGGCAGGCTGCGGTCGAATGGCGCGCCGTTGAGATAGACCCGCCCTGCCCTGATGCGCTTGGCGAGCTTGAGTGCGTGATCGGGATCGCCGGACTGGATGAAACCGGCAAGGCCGAAGGGTGTGTCGTTGGCGATGTCGATGGCCTCGTCCTCGGTGTCGTAAGCGAGGATGGAAAGGACAGGCCCGAATATCTCTTCGCGCGCGATCGTCATCTGCCGCGTGACGTCACCGAACACCGTGGGGTGGACATAGTAGCCGCGGTTGATCTCGGCCGGACGGCCCAAACCACCTGCGACCAGGGTCGCACCTTCGTCGATCCCGGACTGGATGAGCTTTTGCACCTTGTCAAACTGGCCCTGGCTGACCAGCGGCCCAAGCGTGGTTTCAGGCTGCATCGGGTCACCCAGCCGGATCGTCGCCACGGCGGCGCGCGCGGCATCGAAAGCGGCTTCGCGCTGCGACACATGCACTAGCATGCGGGTCGGCGACTGGCAGTTCTGGCCAGCATTGGTGTAGCACGCATGTACTCCCGCCATCACCGAAGCGCGGATATCGGCATCTTGCAGGATGATGTTGGCGGACTTGCCGCCGAGTTCCTGCGCCACCCGCTTGACGGTCGGCGCTGCAAGCGTTGCAACGCGGATGCCGGCGCCGGTCGAACCGGTGAAGGAAACGAGGTCTATTTCGGGGTGCGAGGCCAGTGCTTCGCCTACCGTGGGGCCGTCGCCATTGACGAGGTTGAACACACCAGCCGGCAGGCCGGAGTCATGGATGATCTCGGCCAGGATCATGGCGCTTAGCGGCGCGATTTCGCTGGGCTTGAGAACCACGGTGCAGCCGGTCGACATTGCCGGCGCGACTTTCGAGGCGACCTGATTAAGTGGCCAATTCCAGGGCGTAATCAGGCCACAGACGCCAATCGGTTCGTGCCGGACAATGCCGGGCCCCATCCGTTCCTCGAACGGAAAACCGGCCAGCACACGCGCCGCCTCCTCGAAGTGAAACAGCGCAACCGTTGCCTGACGTTCCGTCGAGAAGGTGATCGGGGCGCCCATTTCCAGCGTCATTGTGCGCGCCAGTTCCGGCAGGCGCGCACGGAAGCCATCAATGATGCCACGCAGCCAGCCCAGCCGCTGTTCGACGCTCGTCGCGGAATAGCTCGCAAAGGCGCGGCGGGCAGCCCTGGCGGCCCGATCGACATCGGCGGCGGACCCCAAACTGATGCGGCCCACGGTTTCTTCGGTCGCCGGGTTGGTGACGCCGGCGGTCGCAGCACCGGCCGGTTCGACCCATGCGCCGTCGATATAGAACTTCAACTTGTCCATTGCTGCCTGCTTGAGCGCCCTGAGGGGAGATATTGCGCGATACTAGATCATAGCCTTGCGCGAGCAACCTGCGAGACGATGCGTTCCGTCAGGTGATCGCGACACGGCTTCACAGGTGGCGCCCTTCGTCCACCGGTACGACGATGCCGGTCGAACTGGTGAGATTGACAATGCAGGCGACCACCGCGCGCGCCACGTCGTCGGGCGTCGTGACATGGGCCAGCGGCAGACGCTCGGCGGTCTTTTCCAACTGTTCACGCGAGCGCCCCGGCACAAACCCGGTGTCAACGCCAGCCGGCGAAATCGAGAAAACCCGCACTTTGGGGGCCAGCACCTTGGCCAGTGCGATGGTCAGCGCGTCGACCCCGGCTTTGGCGGCAAGATAGGCCAGGCTGCTGCCGATGCCGGTGCGGGCGGCAATGGACGATACATTGACGATGGAGGCGCTCTGCCCTTTTTCGAGCAGGGGACGGAAGGCCCGCATCACCGCAAAGGGACCGCGCAGGTTGACCATCACGGTGCGATCGAAGATGTCGTCGGTGAGGGCATCGAGGTCTGCGGCGGGAACCGGCGTCGTTGCGCCACCGGAATTGATCAGTGCATCGAGACTGCCGAAGCGGCGTTCGATGAAGGCCGCGGCTTCGGTCATGGAGGCCGAATCCTCCATCGAGATGCGCATGGCCGTGTGGCCACTGCCCGCGAGACCCGCAATCACCGCGTCGGCGGCTTCGGCCCGGCTATTATAGCCCACGATCACCGTCGTGCCCAAGGCGGCCAGCCGCGCAGCGGTGGCCATGCCGATCCCGCTGCTGCCGCCTGTCACCAAGGCCCTACGTGGCGCATTCAGCGCCGGAATTTCTAGTCCGGCCATTTTCGACCTCCCCAAGTTCTGGCGCCTTAGTGGCTGAATTCCTTCAGTGCAGCACTGGCAGCGTTACGGATAAAGCCATGGTCGCTGGAAATCACCATCGCCGTTGCGCCCAGCGATTCAACAAAGGCCAGATCGGCCTTCGTGCTGGGCAGCATCATCAGCGGCTTGTCGGCGTCCCTGGTGGACGCTGCAACGCGCCGGCTGATCTCGGCCACTTTTGTGGCCGCATCGGGGTCATCGCGAAACGAAGCCGTGAGATCGCCACGCCCGATAAACAGGGCATCGATACCGTCGACGCGGGCAATATCACCCGCAACGTCAATGGCCTGCTGATCCTCGATCATGGGGATCACCGCAATCTGGCTGTCCTGCAACTGCATGTGATGCACCGGGCCGGCACTGCCCCAGTTGCTGGCGCGCGAAAGGCCGACAAAGCCACGGCTGCCGCCAGTATAGTGGGCAGCGCGGGCAATTGCGGCGGCTCTCTCGGCCGAAGCAACATGGGGCACCATGATGCCCATCGCGCCGGAGTCGAGCACGGTCAGCACGTTGGACTCTGTGAACTCCGGAATGCGTACGATCGGCGCCATGTTGGACGCGCGCGCCGCAAGGATCATCAGATCGGTGGTGGTTCGGTCGAGGGGCGCATGCTCCTGGTCGATAATGATGAAATCATAGCCAATCTGGCCCAGCATTTCGATGACCTGCGTCGTGGGCAATTTGACAAAGGTGCCGAACATGCGCTGCCGCGCATGAAGGCGATCGCGAAAGGTCGAAAAATGCGGCCGCTGTTCGGTCATGGTCATCTCCTCGATGGCGCACCTTCTACACGCCGAAGTCTGCCCTATTCGATGCGGAACGATCTGCGTTTCTCTCAGCGAAACGCTGCGGGGTCGTTTCTGTAAGCGAAACGCGTGCCAAATGCCGTTGCGGACCAAAGGAGGTGAATGGGACTTAGCCACGAGATCAAGCTGCGACGCGGCATTTCCAAGGACCAGAACTGTGGCCAATCCTACCATTCTTACCTGCGCGGTGACGGGCAACATTACCACGTTGGAGCAGACGCCCTACCTACCCATAACGCCCGAGCAGATCGCCAATGCCGGGCTTGAGGCCGTGCGGGCCGGCGCGGCAATCATCCACGTGCACGTGCGCCACGACAATGGCCGGCCCAGTATGGAACTGCACCACTATCGCGAGGTGGTCGAGCGGCTGCGGGCCGCCGACGAAGATGTGGTGATCAATCTTACCACCGGCCCCGGTCAGCGGTTCATACCCAGCGACGACAATCCCAGCGTTGCGGCGCCAGGAACCACGCTGATGCGGCCCGAGCCGCGCGTGACCCATATCGAGGCCCTGCGGCCCGAACTCTGCAGCCTCGATTTCAACACCATGTATTCGGGCACGTCGGTGGTGATCAACACGCCGACCAATCTCGGTATCATGGCTGAGCGGATTCGGGCGGCCGGTGTGCGGCCCGAGGTCGAGGTCTTTGACAGCGGCGACATCCAACTGCTCAACGACATGGTGCGGCAGGGCACGATCGAGGCTCCAGTGTTCTGCCAGATCGTGCTGGGGGTCCGCTATGGCGCCATCGCCACGCCGGAGACGCTGGCCTATCTCAAGAGCATCCTGCCGCCCGGTTGCAACTGGGGCGGCGCCGGGGTCGGCCGCTTCGAATATCCCATTCTGGCGCAAGCCTGGCTCCTGGGCGGACACATCCGCGTCGGGCTCGAGGACAACATCTACATCGAAAAGGGCGTGCTGGCCCAAAGCAATGCACAAATGGTCGAGAAGGCCGGCCGCATCGTTCGCGAACTGGGTGGCCGGCTCGCGACCCCCGGTGAAGCGCGCGAAATCCTGGGACTGAAAAAGCAGGCGCCGCTGGCCGCCTGACCCGAGCCGCAGACATCTTGAAAGGAATCGACATGTATAATGCGAGCGATCCGCGATCCGCTTTGGCTGGAGGACAGAAGGGGTCAGATACCCGGGTACACAAGAGCTTCTTCGGTTCGCAACTGGCCCTGTTCTACGACACGGCGCCGCAGCTCAGCGACGCCAATGGCCAAACCTGGATCGGCCGCGGCCAGAACTTCGTCATCGTATACCGCAAGGCCCACAAGGACGGCACCTTCGAGCGCGTCGACCAGCCGGACGAATATGCGATGATCATCCCGGATGCAGAGACGCGCGTCGAGATCACCACCGATGCCGGTACCGAGGAGGTGCCCGGCTATTCGGTCGTGTTCGTGCCGCCCGGCAGGAGCACGGTGCGCATGCTGACGGCCGGGACCATCGTGCAGCTCTTCACGCCCAGATCGACCGATCTTGCCGGGGCGGCATCCAATGCAGCCGCCTTTTCCGGGACGCATCCCAACGTGCCACCGTTCGAGGCATGGCCGGAGCCCCCCGGCGGCCTCAAGCTCAAATGGTACACGCTGGACGTGCCCGACGATCCCGCGCGCTTCGGGCGCATCTATCGCTGCACCACGTTCATGGTGAACTTCCTGTCCCCCCGTGTCGGGCCGCGGGCGCGCGACAATGTCTCGCCCCATCACCATGACGATTTCGAACAGTGTTCACTGGCCCTGACCGGCGCCTTCACGCATCACCTGCGCTGGCCCTGGACCACCGACATGAATGAGTGGCGCGAGGACGAGCATCTTTATTGCAAGTCGCCATCGATCTGCGTGATCCCGCCGCCATCCATCCACACCACAACTGCCGAGGGGCCGGAGGTCAACCAGTTGGTCGACATCTTCTCGCCGCCGCGCATGGACTTTTCGAGCAAGCCCGGCTGGGTCCTCAATGCCGATGACTATCCCCTGCGCGAAGCCTGAACGCTTGCCGAATGCATGAAAAAGCCGGGGTGGCGAGACCACCCCGGCTTCTTGCTGCCTGCCAGCGTCTGGCTCAGTTGGCCAGACCGACCAGCCGAGCCGGGTTGTCGACGACCATGGTGCGCACTTCAGCTTCGCTGTAGCCCAGTGCCAGGCACAGCTTTACGGCCTGCCGCATGCCTTCGACCGGGGTGGGATTGTCGACCTGACCCAAATCCGAGCCGATGGAAGAATTGGCAACGCCCGCCGCATCGATATGCTCCTTGAGCTCCTTCGGCGAATAGACGTTGAAACGGGAGTCGACATACATGGCGGCCGACTGCTCGACGATGACGCCCAGCTTGGCGAATTCGGCGATGTCTTCATAGGTAAAGTGCAGGCCATACATCGGGTGATTGATCAGCAGGCGCTTGACGCCGCGGCTGCGCGCTTCGTCGAACAGCTTCCAGATTTCCCAGACATGCAAATGCCCCGACGACAGGATCACTTCCGCCTCGGCAATCTGATCGAGGATCTGCTTGACCACGTCGAGGACGTTGCCGAGTTCATCGACTACGCTGAGCAGCGGCGAGTCCAGCAGCTTCACGTTGGAAACGAGCCGCGACTTGCGATGCGAGCTGCGGATATGGTTGGCCGACTGCGCGGTGGGCATCCAGATCAGCTTGGCGCCCATCTTGATCTGCGCATCGACCACGTAGGGATTGAACCCGCCGGTGGAATTGTTGAGCACCAGGCCCGAATACATCGCGAAGTCAGGCTTATCGATCAGCCGCTCCATCATGGGGATGATGGGCGCCGATGAATAGTGATGGTCCTTGAACAGGACGCCGCGCATGCCGGCCGCGATAGCCTCTTCCGCGGCTTGCATGTGGTCGAGTTGCCGGGGCATGGTGGATGGACCGGAATGGACATGGAGGTCGAGGGCACCCTTCAGGACGCGAGCCGCTGCTGCCTCGTCCACGCCTGCCATCAAGCCGCGCGCCTGTTCCCGATTTTCCTGACTTGTGCCCATGATAACTCTCCGCATGATCCAGTGTCGGCATAGTGGTTGACGCGCGCGATCCTCAACTTATAGTCCTCCCTGTTTCGCGCAGCGAAACGAAAGTCGTAGTTCGGAGGAGGACAAGCGATGTCGATTCGATCCATCGAGCGGTGTCTCAACGTGTTGCTGGAGCTCAACCAGCAGCCCATCAACACCATCGCCCAGCTCCATGCCCGCACCCGCCTGCCCAAGCCGACGCTGGTCCGCATCCTCAAGACGCTCGAAGAAGCCGGCTATGTCGAAAACGACTCCCGGCAGGGCGGATATCAGGTCAGCGCCCTGGTGACCTCGCTCAGTTCGGGCTACCACAAGAGCCCGCTGGTCGTTGAAGCAGGCCGCGCCTGGGCTCTCGCCATTACCCGCAAGCACAAATGGCCCATCGCCATAGCCCTCCCCGACTATACCAGCATGGTGGTACGGTTCAGCACGGTGCCGGATAGTCCGGTCTCGCCATTTCACAGCACCGTCAACCGGCGCCTGCAGATGCTGACGCGTGGCATGGGCCTGGCCTATCTGGCCTTTATCGAAAGCGAGGAGCGCGACCTGATCCTCGAAGCGCTGGCCAAGTCGGAGGACCCCGAGGACGGCCTCAGCCACCATCCGCAGGAGGTCAAACGCCTGCTGGCCCAGGTGCACAAGGCAGGCTATGCAACGCGCGCTTCCTTTGTCGAGCCGCGCAATTCCAACACCATTGCCGTGCCGATCATCAGCCAGGAGGGCCGTGTGC includes:
- a CDS encoding SDR family NAD(P)-dependent oxidoreductase; this translates as MAGLEIPALNAPRRALVTGGSSGIGMATAARLAALGTTVIVGYNSRAEAADAVIAGLAGSGHTAMRISMEDSASMTEAAAFIERRFGSLDALINSGGATTPVPAADLDALTDDIFDRTVMVNLRGPFAVMRAFRPLLEKGQSASIVNVSSIAARTGIGSSLAYLAAKAGVDALTIALAKVLAPKVRVFSISPAGVDTGFVPGRSREQLEKTAERLPLAHVTTPDDVARAVVACIVNLTSSTGIVVPVDEGRHL
- a CDS encoding tripartite tricarboxylate transporter permease: MDIFSGLLLGFQTASTLTNFAYCFAGVLLGTAVGVLPGLGPIATISMLLPFTFGLPVDTALIMLAGIFYGSQYGGSTTAILMNLPGEASSVVTTLDGHEMAKQGKAGRALAAAAIGSFFAGTIGTLFIVIAAPVLSSMALSFGPTEYFSLIVLGLVTSMVLTSGSLLTGFGMVLLGMLLGMIGTDVNSGAARYTFGSPDLLDGLNFVVIATGIFGLGDVLANLENERSRSATVAKVSSLFPTREDWKRMSAPIARGTGIGVLLGVLPGAGLLLSSFSAYALEKKISKHPEMFGKGAIEGVAAPEAANNAAAQTAFIPMLTLGLPGTATMALMIGALVVQGVQPGPNILSEQPALFWGLVVSMWMGNLMLLILNLPLVGMWAKLISVPYKYLFPLICVFTAIGVYSIRNSAFDVYLMALFGVLGYVFRKAGAEPAPLILALILGPMAEEYLRRSMLISHGNAGVFFSSPVSMGTLLIAAVLLVSILLPGFRKLRQEGLQEVD
- a CDS encoding nuclear transport factor 2 family protein translates to MQTSSDARLQDQFDRTELFDLVRRERFARDQRRFDVMAACFHPEAYVRTSWYDGTGGDAYVAATRKWMSNTGNSKHWVFPAFAQIRGDRATVESPAMIFNRARLEGIEIDFQVYCRFFSRAVRVAGDWKLASFHVFFERDIMMPTLASDALPVDPALLDTMRPSYKFLTYIQRSRGVMVNQDLLGDDRPDELAQFHAREERWLGGEGGVS
- a CDS encoding aldehyde dehydrogenase family protein, with amino-acid sequence MDKLKFYIDGAWVEPAGAATAGVTNPATEETVGRISLGSAADVDRAARAARRAFASYSATSVEQRLGWLRGIIDGFRARLPELARTMTLEMGAPITFSTERQATVALFHFEEAARVLAGFPFEERMGPGIVRHEPIGVCGLITPWNWPLNQVASKVAPAMSTGCTVVLKPSEIAPLSAMILAEIIHDSGLPAGVFNLVNGDGPTVGEALASHPEIDLVSFTGSTGAGIRVATLAAPTVKRVAQELGGKSANIILQDADIRASVMAGVHACYTNAGQNCQSPTRMLVHVSQREAAFDAARAAVATIRLGDPMQPETTLGPLVSQGQFDKVQKLIQSGIDEGATLVAGGLGRPAEINRGYYVHPTVFGDVTRQMTIAREEIFGPVLSILAYDTEDEAIDIANDTPFGLAGFIQSGDPDHALKLAKRIRAGRVYLNGAPFDRSLPFGGYKQSGNGREFGIYGFREYLEVKAVLGYPG
- a CDS encoding Bug family tripartite tricarboxylate transporter substrate binding protein encodes the protein MKRREFIVLGSTAGLLASTGMSFGQDAWPTKPVTVISAYPPGGTSDILARLVADILTKEFGQQFVLENVAGAAGALAGGQLARSAPDGYTILVSGSAPLAANKVVQSNLAYDPQADFEPITVFAESGALITASKNAPAKTLTELFDYAKANPGMVNIGNPGAGTKGHICAALIGQQMGIEFNHVPYKGSPPLAADILGGHIDFSADAPANYIQHIKDGNIVALAVTSASRIPELPDVPTVAEQGLPGYNQTLWFGIVGPKGMPADIVAKINDTLRAWALLPESQALLTSLGVVAVLNSPEAMAETVHYEIEAIRPLVEAGLVLPT
- a CDS encoding tripartite tricarboxylate transporter TctB family protein gives rise to the protein MKITQDLVQGALFSIIGLVALVMALQFPLGTPNRMGPGFFPVVISALLLLTGIAILMRGRLGKSEVIAMSRWWPIAIVTVAIIVFGFLLDKLGLPVSVLLLCIGAGTASITFALNWKAVAGAVAFSAACGLLFVTLLGLPIPLVGSWLQVLAVR
- a CDS encoding 3-oxoacid CoA-transferase subunit B yields the protein MISKLSNAQIAWRAAQDIEDGAYVNLGIGFPEMVAKFQPPGKQAISHTENGVLNFGEAPAEGEEDWDLINAGKKAITLKPGAAFFHHADSFGMVRGGHLDVAILGTYEVAENGDLANWSTGPKGVPAVGGAMDLVHGAKRVAVITDHVTKGGKPKLVKKGALPLTGVGCVTRVYTSLAVLDIEGGRFVLREKLPSMSVDELQAVTGAEMVLPETIGDLVAPEL
- a CDS encoding 3-oxoacid CoA-transferase subunit A, whose protein sequence is MDKTVPDLATALARIENGMVLMVGGFGGSGAPIELIHALIDRFKATGSPKNLTVVNNNAGNGRIGIAAMIDAGMVAKMICSFPRSADPRAFTEKYLAGEIALELVPQGTLAERIRAAGAGIPAFYTPASYGTDVAKGKPVAEFDGKHYVQERWLKADAALIKAELADTLGNLTYRKAARNFSPLMAAAAKVTIVQATRIVQPGEIDPEQVVTAGIFVNRVVEVSDPKQEEALMRDGVAYA
- a CDS encoding HpcH/HpaI aldolase family protein, with the translated sequence MTEQRPHFSTFRDRLHARQRMFGTFVKLPTTQVIEMLGQIGYDFIIIDQEHAPLDRTTTDLMILAARASNMAPIVRIPEFTESNVLTVLDSGAMGIMVPHVASAERAAAIARAAHYTGGSRGFVGLSRASNWGSAGPVHHMQLQDSQIAVIPMIEDQQAIDVAGDIARVDGIDALFIGRGDLTASFRDDPDAATKVAEISRRVAASTRDADKPLMMLPSTKADLAFVESLGATAMVISSDHGFIRNAASAALKEFSH